From the genome of Pseudomonas yamanorum, one region includes:
- a CDS encoding NGG1p interacting factor NIF3: protein MYKLSFFVPDSHVETVKTAVFAAGGGRIGHYDSCAWQVLGQGQFRAMDGSQPFIGQVGQVEVVEEWKVELVVADELIVAVVAALKLSHPYETPAYEVWQLADF, encoded by the coding sequence GTGTACAAGCTCAGCTTCTTTGTGCCCGACAGCCATGTGGAGACGGTGAAAACCGCCGTCTTCGCAGCCGGCGGCGGGCGTATCGGCCACTACGACAGCTGCGCCTGGCAGGTACTGGGCCAGGGCCAATTCCGCGCGATGGACGGCAGCCAGCCGTTTATCGGGCAGGTAGGGCAGGTTGAAGTGGTTGAAGAATGGAAGGTTGAGCTGGTGGTGGCGGATGAATTGATCGTGGCTGTCGTGGCTGCGTTGAAACTGAGCCATCCGTATGAGACACCGGCGTATGAGGTATGGCAGTTGGCGGATTTTTGA
- a CDS encoding DUF6124 family protein yields MVNENTSSSIASLQAAARQATSQPADQLFTLVPNLDSETLLANASQDLASVQALKVHLAFEVDGSHRDVALGICRMLEGIQMMVDRILDLYEVPEPE; encoded by the coding sequence ATGGTCAACGAAAACACTTCATCTTCCATAGCCTCGCTTCAAGCTGCAGCCCGTCAGGCGACGAGTCAACCTGCCGATCAGTTATTCACCCTTGTACCTAATCTGGATAGCGAAACCCTGCTGGCCAACGCCTCTCAGGATCTTGCCTCAGTGCAGGCGCTGAAGGTTCATCTGGCGTTTGAAGTCGACGGTTCTCACCGTGATGTGGCGCTGGGGATTTGTCGGATGCTGGAGGGGATTCAAATGATGGTGGATCGGATACTGGACTTGTATGAGGTGCCTGAGCCTGAGTAA
- the nagE gene encoding N-acetylglucosamine-specific PTS transporter subunit IIBC → MLPIAILPIAGLLLRLGDTDLLNIAVMHDAGQAIFANLALIFAIGIAVGFARDNNGTAGLAGAIGYLVMVSTLKVMDASINMGMLAGIASGLMAGALYNRFKDIKLPEYLAFFGGRRFVPIVTGFSAVALGVIFGLIWPPIQHGINSFGVLLMESGSFGAFVFGVFNRLLIVTGLHHILNNMAWFVFGSFTDPVTGAVVTGDLTRYFAGDPKGGQFMTGMFPVMLFGLPAACLAMYRNALPERRKIMGGIFLSMALTSFLTGVTEPIEFAFMFLAPFLYLIHALLTGLSMAVTNMLNIHLGFTFSGGFIDMVLGWGKSTNGWLVFPVGLAYAVIYYSVFNYCIRRFNLKTPGREDIQVAQAEAMTDNQRAGAYIRALGGAENLLSVGACTTRLRLDMVDRNKAVDAELKALGAMAVVRPGNGGSLQVVVGPMADSIADEIRLAMPSYVAAPAVVVAPVEKSTPVNVHEAEKWLSALGGRANVLQLDAVAMTRLRVELEDGSVLSESQLTALGCQGVSQLESGVWHLLIGDKASGLGEALERLVSGREVGVKA, encoded by the coding sequence ATGCTGCCGATCGCGATTTTGCCGATCGCCGGCCTCCTGCTGCGACTGGGCGACACCGACTTGCTGAACATCGCGGTGATGCACGACGCCGGGCAGGCGATCTTCGCCAACCTGGCGCTGATCTTCGCCATCGGGATTGCCGTGGGTTTTGCCCGCGACAACAACGGCACGGCGGGCCTGGCGGGTGCCATTGGGTACCTGGTGATGGTCTCCACCCTCAAGGTGATGGACGCCAGCATCAACATGGGCATGCTTGCGGGGATCGCCAGCGGCTTGATGGCCGGTGCGCTGTATAACCGCTTCAAGGACATCAAACTGCCGGAGTACCTGGCGTTCTTTGGTGGGCGACGGTTTGTACCGATCGTCACCGGGTTCTCGGCGGTGGCGCTGGGGGTGATCTTTGGTTTGATCTGGCCACCGATCCAGCACGGCATCAACAGCTTCGGCGTACTGCTGATGGAAAGCGGCAGCTTTGGCGCGTTCGTGTTTGGCGTGTTCAACCGCCTGCTGATCGTCACCGGCTTGCACCATATCCTCAACAACATGGCCTGGTTTGTGTTCGGCAGCTTCACGGATCCGGTGACCGGCGCGGTAGTGACCGGCGACCTGACCCGCTACTTTGCCGGCGACCCGAAAGGCGGCCAGTTCATGACCGGCATGTTCCCGGTGATGCTGTTCGGCCTGCCGGCGGCGTGCCTGGCGATGTACCGCAATGCCCTGCCGGAGCGGCGCAAGATCATGGGCGGGATTTTCCTGTCGATGGCGTTGACCTCGTTCCTGACCGGGGTCACCGAGCCGATCGAATTCGCCTTCATGTTCCTCGCGCCATTCCTGTATCTGATCCATGCGCTACTGACCGGCTTGTCGATGGCGGTCACCAACATGCTCAACATTCACCTGGGCTTTACCTTCTCCGGCGGGTTTATCGACATGGTGCTGGGTTGGGGTAAATCCACCAACGGCTGGCTGGTGTTCCCGGTTGGGCTGGCGTATGCGGTGATCTACTACAGCGTGTTCAATTACTGCATCCGTCGCTTCAATTTGAAGACGCCGGGGCGTGAGGATATTCAGGTCGCGCAGGCCGAGGCCATGACCGATAACCAGCGGGCCGGAGCTTACATTCGAGCGCTGGGTGGTGCGGAGAATCTGCTGAGTGTAGGTGCTTGCACGACGCGTCTGCGGCTGGACATGGTGGATCGCAACAAGGCGGTAGATGCCGAGCTGAAAGCACTGGGTGCCATGGCGGTGGTTCGGCCGGGCAATGGCGGAAGTTTGCAGGTAGTGGTCGGGCCGATGGCAGACAGCATTGCCGATGAGATTCGCTTGGCGATGCCTTCGTATGTTGCGGCGCCTGCGGTGGTGGTAGCGCCTGTTGAGAAGAGCACACCGGTGAATGTGCATGAGGCCGAGAAATGGCTGAGTGCGCTGGGCGGTCGGGCCAATGTCTTGCAACTGGATGCGGTGGCAATGACGCGGCTGCGGGTGGAGCTGGAGGATGGTTCGGTGTTGTCGGAATCCCAACTGACTGCGCTGGGTTGCCAGGGGGTTAGCCAGCTTGAGAGTGGGGTTTGGCACTTGCTGATTGGTGACAAGGCTTCGGGGTTGGGTGAGGCGTTGGAGCGGTTGGTCAGTGGCCGTGAGGTTGGGGTAAAAGCCTGA
- the ptsP gene encoding phosphoenolpyruvate--protein phosphotransferase has translation MSHNNKDLTLSAPLSGPVLTLGNVPDEVFASGAMGDGIAIDPLNDCLHAPCDGVIIHVARTGHALTIRADNGAELLMHVGIDTVELNGEGFALLVKQGARVSKGQALVQFDLDLIARQCKSLVSLIILTNSELFELRPITLKTVKVGEPLLHVVARLAGAAKVIDESVAEASATIRITHRGGLHARPAALIRKTAQAFSSQSQLHFAGKSASCDSLIGLMGLGIGEQDEVQVTCRGKDCEAALQALIAALSVAVSEEHHAPVAAAPRRENTEAGVLQGVCAAPGLVCGPLFRLNGIELPADPGNNVPDEQLQHLDSALEQVRSEIRHTLDQARQRKDVEEEEIFAAHLALLEDPTLLEAATTAIEHGSAATHAWRDAIQAQCAVLLALGKPLFAERANDLRDLQQRVLRALLGEAWHFELPAGAIVSAHELTPSDLLQLSKQNAAGICMAEGGATSHVAILARGKGLPCVVALGEQVLEVPQGQRVVLDAANGRLELTPDDARHAQVHQLRDAQKLRRQQQHAEAQGTASTQDGVRIEVAANVASSAEAQLAFENGADGVGLLRTEFLFVDRRTAPDEQEQRQAYQAVLDALGDKSVIIRTIDVGGDKQLDYLPLPFETNPVLGLRGIRMAQVRPEVLDQQLRALLQVSPLERCRILLPMVSEVDELLHIRQRLDELCAELELTQRPELGVMIEVPAAALMAEQLAEHADFLSIGTNDLSQYTLAMDRDHAGLAARVDAMHPALLRLIAQTCIGAAKHGRWVGVCGALASDPLATPVLIGLGISELSVSPPQIGEIKDRVRHLDAAQCRQLSQSLLNLSSAKAVRQACQHHWPLS, from the coding sequence ATGTCCCACAATAATAAAGACCTTACCCTCAGCGCTCCCCTCAGTGGGCCGGTGCTGACCCTGGGCAACGTTCCCGACGAAGTGTTCGCCAGTGGCGCCATGGGCGACGGCATTGCCATCGACCCGCTCAACGATTGCCTGCACGCGCCGTGCGACGGCGTGATCATCCACGTCGCCCGCACCGGGCACGCGCTGACCATTCGCGCCGATAACGGTGCCGAACTGCTGATGCACGTGGGCATCGACACAGTGGAATTGAATGGCGAAGGCTTTGCGCTGCTGGTCAAGCAAGGGGCGCGAGTCAGCAAGGGCCAGGCACTGGTGCAGTTTGATCTGGATCTGATTGCGCGGCAGTGCAAAAGCCTGGTCAGCCTGATCATCCTGACCAACAGCGAGTTGTTTGAGCTACGGCCGATCACCTTGAAAACAGTGAAGGTCGGCGAGCCGCTGCTGCATGTGGTTGCGCGGTTGGCCGGTGCGGCGAAAGTGATTGATGAGTCTGTCGCCGAAGCCAGCGCGACTATTCGCATCACCCATCGTGGCGGGTTGCACGCGCGCCCTGCCGCCTTGATCCGCAAGACCGCACAGGCATTCAGCAGCCAGTCGCAGCTGCATTTCGCCGGCAAGTCGGCCTCGTGCGACAGCTTGATCGGCTTGATGGGACTGGGGATTGGTGAGCAGGACGAGGTACAGGTCACTTGTCGCGGCAAGGATTGTGAAGCGGCGCTGCAAGCACTGATCGCCGCGCTGTCGGTGGCCGTCAGCGAAGAACATCACGCCCCAGTGGCCGCAGCCCCGCGACGCGAAAATACCGAAGCCGGGGTGCTGCAGGGCGTCTGCGCAGCACCGGGTTTGGTCTGCGGCCCGCTGTTCCGCCTGAACGGAATCGAGCTGCCGGCGGACCCGGGCAACAACGTGCCGGATGAACAATTGCAGCACCTGGACAGTGCCCTGGAACAGGTGCGCAGCGAAATCCGCCACACCCTGGACCAGGCCCGCCAGCGCAAGGATGTGGAAGAAGAAGAGATCTTCGCCGCCCACCTGGCATTGCTGGAAGACCCGACGCTGCTGGAAGCCGCCACCACCGCCATCGAACATGGCAGTGCCGCCACTCACGCCTGGCGCGATGCAATCCAGGCCCAATGCGCAGTGCTGCTCGCCCTTGGCAAACCACTGTTCGCCGAACGCGCCAACGACCTGCGGGACTTGCAACAACGCGTGCTGCGGGCGCTGCTGGGCGAGGCCTGGCACTTCGAGTTGCCGGCCGGCGCGATCGTCTCGGCCCATGAATTGACCCCGTCGGACCTGCTGCAACTGAGCAAGCAAAACGCCGCCGGCATCTGCATGGCCGAAGGCGGCGCGACTTCTCATGTGGCGATTCTGGCACGGGGCAAAGGCCTGCCGTGTGTGGTCGCGTTGGGCGAGCAAGTGCTGGAGGTGCCACAGGGTCAACGGGTGGTGCTGGACGCCGCCAACGGTCGACTGGAACTGACACCGGATGATGCACGCCACGCTCAGGTTCATCAGTTGCGCGATGCACAGAAACTGCGGCGCCAACAACAGCACGCGGAGGCTCAAGGCACTGCCAGCACTCAGGATGGCGTGCGAATTGAAGTGGCCGCGAATGTCGCCTCCAGCGCCGAAGCCCAGTTAGCCTTCGAGAATGGCGCCGATGGCGTCGGCCTGCTGCGTACCGAATTCCTCTTTGTTGATCGCCGCACTGCGCCTGACGAGCAAGAGCAGCGCCAGGCCTACCAGGCCGTGCTGGATGCCTTGGGTGACAAGTCCGTGATCATCCGCACCATCGACGTCGGCGGCGACAAGCAACTCGACTACCTGCCGCTGCCGTTCGAGACCAACCCGGTGCTGGGCCTGCGGGGCATTCGCATGGCGCAAGTGCGTCCGGAAGTGCTGGACCAGCAACTGCGTGCGCTGCTGCAAGTCTCGCCACTGGAACGCTGCCGGATCCTGCTGCCGATGGTCAGCGAAGTCGACGAACTGCTGCACATCCGCCAGCGCCTCGATGAACTGTGCGCCGAGCTGGAACTGACCCAGCGCCCGGAGCTGGGCGTGATGATCGAAGTCCCCGCCGCCGCGCTGATGGCTGAGCAACTGGCCGAGCACGCGGACTTTCTGTCCATCGGCACCAATGACCTGTCCCAGTACACCCTCGCCATGGACCGCGACCACGCCGGCCTCGCCGCCCGGGTCGATGCCATGCACCCGGCGCTGCTGCGGCTGATCGCCCAGACGTGCATCGGTGCGGCCAAGCATGGGCGCTGGGTCGGTGTGTGCGGGGCGTTGGCGTCCGACCCGCTGGCCACGCCGGTGCTGATCGGTCTGGGCATCAGCGAGCTGTCCGTCAGCCCGCCGCAAATCGGAGAAATCAAGGACCGTGTCCGTCACCTGGACGCCGCCCAATGCCGGCAACTGAGCCAAAGCCTGCTTAACCTGAGCAGCGCCAAAGCCGTTCGCCAAGCCTGTCAACACCACTGGCCGCTGAGCTGA
- the purL gene encoding phosphoribosylformylglycinamidine synthase, translated as MLILRGAPALSAFRHSKLLEQLSQKVPSVSGLYAEFAHFADVTGVLTADEQQVLARLLKYGPSVPVQEPAGRLFLVLPRFGTISPWSSKASDIARNCGLEKIQRLERGIAFYVAGQFSEAEAELIASSLHDRMTQIIVGQLEQAAGLFSHAEPKPLTAIDVLGGGRAALETANTELGLALAEDEIDYLVNAFIGLKRNPHDIELMMFAQANSEHCRHKIFNASWDIDGQSQEKSLFGMIKNTYVMHSEGVLSAYKDNASVIVGSVAGRFFPDPETRQYGAVQEPVHILMKVETHNHPTAIAPFPGAATGSGGEIRDEGATGRGAKPKAGLTGFTVSNLQIPGFEQPWEVPYGKPERIVTALDIMIEGPLGGAAFNNEFGRPALTGYFRTFEQSITTPRGDEVRGYHKPIMLAGGMGNIRAEHVQKGEILVGSKLIVLGGPAMLIGLGGGAASSMATGTSSADLDFASVQRENPEMERRCQEVIDRCWQLGDKNPISFIHDVGAGGLSNAFPELVNDGDRGGRFELRNIPNDEPGMAPHEIWSNESQERYVLAVGPADFERFQAICERERCPFAVVGEATAEPQLTVTDSHFGNSPVDMPLEVLLGKAPRMHRSAVRENELGDDFDPSTLAIADCVERVLHHPAVASKSFLITIGDRTITGLVARDQMVGPWQVPVADVAVTATSFDVYTGEAMAMGERTPLALLDAPASGRMAIGETLTNIAASRIAKISDIKLSANWMSAAGHPGEDARLYDTVKAVGMELCPELGITIPVGKDSMSMATRWNDEGVDKSVTSPLSLIVTGFAPVTDIRQTLTPQLRMDKGTTDLILIDLGHGQNRMGASILAQVHGKLGKQAPDVDDAEDLKAFFAVIQGLNADGHLLAYHDRSDGGLLTSAVEMAFAGHCGLNLNLDGLAETSADIAAILFNEELGAVIQVRQDATPDVLAQFSAAGLGDCVAVVGQPINNGEINIVFNGETVFEGQRRLLQRQWAETSYQIQRLRDNADCAEQEFDVILEEDNPGLSTKLSFDVNHDIAAPYIKKGIRPQVAVLREQGVNGQVEMAAAFDRAGFNAIDVHMSDILAGRVDLNEFKGLVACGGFSYGDVLGAGEGWAKSALFNSRARDAFQGFFERNDSFTLGVCNGCQMMSNLSELIPGSEFWPHFVRNRSEQFEARVAMVQVQESNSIFLQGMAGSRMPIAIAHGEGHAEFASEEALLEADLSGTVALRFVDNHGKVTEGYPANPNGSPRGITGLTSRDGRVTIMMPHPERVFRAVQNSWRPEEWNEDGAWMRMFRNARVWVN; from the coding sequence ATGTTGATCCTGCGCGGCGCTCCTGCCCTTTCTGCCTTTCGCCACAGCAAACTCCTTGAGCAACTGAGCCAGAAGGTACCTTCTGTCAGTGGCTTGTATGCTGAATTTGCTCACTTCGCCGACGTTACCGGCGTTTTGACCGCCGACGAACAGCAAGTGCTGGCGCGCCTTCTGAAGTACGGTCCCAGCGTTCCAGTTCAAGAGCCTGCGGGCCGCTTGTTCCTGGTTTTGCCACGGTTCGGCACCATCTCGCCCTGGTCGAGCAAGGCCAGCGACATCGCCCGCAACTGCGGCCTGGAAAAAATCCAGCGCCTGGAACGCGGGATCGCCTTCTATGTAGCCGGCCAGTTCAGCGAGGCCGAGGCCGAGCTGATCGCCAGCAGCCTGCACGACCGCATGACCCAGATCATCGTGGGCCAGCTGGAACAGGCCGCCGGTCTGTTCAGCCACGCCGAGCCCAAGCCGCTGACCGCGATTGACGTGCTCGGTGGTGGTCGCGCCGCCCTGGAAACCGCCAACACCGAATTGGGCCTGGCCCTGGCCGAAGACGAAATTGACTACCTGGTCAACGCGTTCATCGGCCTGAAGCGCAATCCCCACGACATCGAACTGATGATGTTCGCCCAGGCGAACTCCGAGCACTGCCGTCACAAGATCTTCAACGCCAGTTGGGACATCGACGGCCAGAGCCAGGAAAAAAGCCTGTTCGGCATGATCAAGAACACCTACGTGATGCACAGCGAAGGCGTTCTGTCGGCGTATAAGGACAACGCCTCGGTCATCGTCGGCTCCGTCGCCGGCCGTTTCTTCCCGGACCCTGAGACCCGCCAGTACGGCGCGGTGCAGGAGCCGGTGCACATCCTGATGAAAGTCGAGACCCACAACCACCCGACCGCGATTGCCCCGTTCCCGGGTGCAGCCACCGGTTCCGGCGGCGAGATTCGCGACGAAGGTGCAACCGGTCGTGGTGCCAAGCCAAAGGCTGGCCTCACCGGCTTCACCGTGTCCAACCTGCAGATCCCGGGCTTCGAGCAGCCGTGGGAAGTGCCGTACGGCAAGCCTGAGCGCATCGTCACTGCGCTGGACATCATGATCGAAGGCCCGCTGGGCGGCGCTGCGTTCAACAACGAATTCGGGCGTCCGGCCCTGACCGGCTACTTCCGTACTTTCGAACAGTCCATCACCACTCCGCGTGGCGATGAAGTGCGCGGTTACCACAAGCCGATCATGTTGGCCGGCGGCATGGGCAACATCCGCGCCGAGCACGTACAGAAAGGCGAGATTCTGGTCGGCTCCAAGCTGATCGTCCTCGGTGGCCCGGCGATGCTGATCGGCCTGGGCGGCGGCGCCGCTTCCTCCATGGCTACCGGCACCAGCTCGGCCGACCTGGACTTCGCTTCCGTTCAGCGTGAAAACCCTGAGATGGAGCGCCGTTGCCAGGAAGTCATCGACCGTTGCTGGCAGTTGGGTGACAAGAACCCCATCAGCTTCATCCACGACGTCGGCGCGGGTGGTTTGTCCAACGCCTTCCCGGAACTGGTCAACGATGGCGACCGTGGCGGCCGTTTCGAACTGCGCAACATTCCAAACGACGAGCCGGGCATGGCCCCGCACGAAATCTGGAGCAACGAATCCCAGGAGCGTTACGTCCTGGCCGTCGGCCCTGCCGACTTCGAACGCTTCCAGGCGATCTGCGAGCGCGAGCGCTGCCCGTTTGCCGTGGTCGGCGAAGCCACTGCCGAGCCGCAACTGACGGTCACCGACAGCCACTTCGGCAACAGCCCGGTGGACATGCCGCTGGAAGTGCTGCTGGGCAAAGCCCCGCGCATGCACCGTTCGGCCGTGCGTGAAAACGAACTGGGCGACGATTTTGATCCGTCGACCCTGGCCATCGCCGACTGCGTGGAGCGCGTCCTGCACCACCCGGCCGTTGCCAGCAAAAGCTTCCTGATCACCATCGGCGACCGCACCATTACCGGTCTGGTTGCCCGTGATCAGATGGTCGGCCCGTGGCAGGTTCCAGTGGCTGACGTTGCCGTTACCGCCACCAGCTTCGACGTGTACACCGGTGAAGCGATGGCCATGGGCGAGCGCACTCCGCTGGCGCTGCTGGACGCTCCGGCGTCGGGCCGCATGGCCATCGGCGAAACCCTGACCAACATCGCAGCGTCGCGAATCGCCAAGATCTCCGACATCAAACTGTCGGCCAACTGGATGTCCGCTGCCGGTCACCCGGGTGAAGATGCGCGTCTGTACGACACCGTGAAAGCGGTCGGCATGGAGCTGTGCCCTGAGCTGGGCATTACCATTCCGGTGGGCAAGGACTCCATGTCCATGGCCACCCGCTGGAACGATGAAGGCGTGGACAAGAGCGTCACCTCGCCGCTGTCGCTGATCGTCACCGGCTTTGCGCCGGTCACCGACATCCGCCAGACCCTGACCCCGCAACTGCGCATGGACAAGGGCACCACCGACCTGATCCTGATCGACCTCGGTCATGGCCAGAACCGCATGGGGGCCTCGATCCTCGCCCAGGTGCACGGCAAGCTCGGCAAACAGGCCCCGGACGTCGACGACGCCGAAGACCTGAAAGCCTTCTTTGCCGTGATCCAGGGCTTGAACGCCGACGGTCACCTGCTGGCTTACCACGACCGTTCCGACGGTGGTTTGCTGACCAGCGCCGTGGAGATGGCCTTCGCCGGTCACTGCGGCCTGAACCTGAACCTCGATGGCCTGGCAGAAACTTCCGCCGATATCGCGGCAATCCTGTTCAACGAAGAACTGGGCGCCGTGATCCAGGTTCGCCAGGACGCAACGCCAGACGTACTCGCACAGTTCAGCGCTGCTGGCCTGGGTGACTGCGTGGCCGTGGTTGGCCAGCCGATCAACAACGGTGAAATCAACATCGTCTTCAACGGCGAAACCGTGTTTGAAGGCCAGCGCCGCTTGCTGCAACGCCAGTGGGCCGAGACCAGCTACCAGATCCAGCGCCTGCGTGACAACGCCGACTGCGCCGAGCAGGAATTCGACGTCATCCTGGAAGAAGACAACCCGGGCCTGAGCACCAAGCTCAGCTTCGACGTCAACCACGACATCGCCGCGCCTTACATCAAGAAAGGCATCCGCCCACAAGTTGCCGTACTGCGTGAGCAGGGCGTCAACGGCCAGGTGGAAATGGCGGCGGCGTTCGACCGTGCCGGCTTCAATGCGATCGACGTGCACATGAGCGACATCCTCGCCGGTCGCGTTGACCTCAACGAGTTCAAAGGCCTCGTGGCCTGCGGCGGTTTCTCCTACGGCGACGTACTGGGTGCCGGTGAAGGCTGGGCCAAATCGGCCCTGTTCAACAGCCGTGCCCGCGACGCGTTCCAGGGTTTCTTCGAGCGTAACGACAGCTTCACCCTGGGTGTGTGCAACGGTTGCCAGATGATGTCCAACCTCAGCGAACTGATCCCGGGCAGCGAGTTCTGGCCGCACTTCGTGCGTAACCGTTCCGAGCAGTTCGAAGCCCGGGTTGCGATGGTTCAGGTGCAGGAATCCAACTCGATCTTCCTGCAGGGCATGGCCGGTTCGCGCATGCCAATCGCCATCGCCCACGGTGAAGGCCATGCCGAGTTCGCCAGCGAAGAAGCACTGCTGGAAGCCGACCTGTCCGGTACCGTGGCCCTGCGTTTCGTCGACAACCACGGCAAGGTCACCGAAGGCTACCCGGCCAACCCGAACGGCTCGCCGCGCGGGATTACTGGCCTCACCAGCCGCGACGGTCGCGTCACCATCATGATGCCGCACCCGGAGCGTGTGTTCCGCGCCGTGCAGAACTCGTGGCGCCCGGAAGAGTGGAACGAAGACGGCGCGTGGATGCGCATGTTCCGTAACGCTCGCGTCTGGGTGAACTAA
- a CDS encoding SIS domain-containing protein — protein sequence MTSKMLEEALASCEAVEAQLQRLDPLLEEVAGRLRRQPPQVAMTIARGSSDHAASYFAYLTMQHLGIPVASLPMSVVTMLQSPLKVSGQVAFGFSQSGQSPDLVNSLRLLRKRGALSISMVNAEDSPLEAACEFHVPLCAGPERSVAATKSFIATLSASAQLIGHWNQEDELLQACKALPEGLREAAKQDWSVAIEALRGCQQLMVIGRGAGFAIAQEAALKLKETSAIQAEAFSSAEVRHGPMALIDDNYPLLVFAPRGAEQAGLLSLAADMRQRGARVLLAAPDDIAERDLTLSRAEHPALDPILAIQSFYVMAAGLAEARGMDPDQPRHLSKVTRTH from the coding sequence TTGACTTCAAAAATGCTTGAAGAGGCCCTGGCCTCCTGCGAGGCCGTCGAGGCTCAACTGCAACGCCTGGACCCATTGCTGGAGGAAGTCGCCGGCCGCCTGCGTCGCCAGCCGCCGCAAGTGGCAATGACCATTGCTCGCGGCAGCTCGGACCACGCCGCCAGTTACTTCGCCTACCTGACCATGCAACACCTGGGGATTCCGGTGGCGTCGTTGCCGATGTCGGTGGTGACCATGCTGCAATCGCCGCTCAAAGTCAGCGGGCAAGTGGCGTTCGGTTTCTCCCAGTCGGGGCAAAGCCCGGACCTGGTCAACAGCCTGCGCCTGCTGCGCAAGCGCGGCGCCTTGAGCATCTCGATGGTCAACGCCGAAGACTCACCGCTGGAAGCCGCCTGCGAATTCCACGTACCGCTGTGCGCCGGACCGGAACGCAGCGTCGCCGCCACCAAAAGCTTTATCGCCACCCTGAGCGCCAGCGCCCAATTGATCGGCCACTGGAATCAGGAAGACGAGTTACTTCAAGCCTGTAAGGCATTGCCCGAAGGCTTGCGTGAAGCCGCCAAGCAAGACTGGAGCGTGGCCATCGAAGCCCTGCGCGGCTGCCAGCAACTGATGGTGATCGGCCGTGGCGCCGGTTTTGCCATTGCCCAGGAAGCCGCGCTCAAGCTCAAGGAAACCTCGGCGATCCAGGCCGAAGCCTTCAGCAGCGCCGAAGTGCGCCATGGCCCGATGGCCCTGATCGATGACAACTACCCGCTGCTGGTCTTCGCCCCCCGTGGCGCCGAACAAGCCGGCCTGCTGAGCCTGGCCGCCGACATGCGCCAGCGCGGTGCCCGCGTGTTGCTGGCCGCTCCCGATGACATCGCCGAACGCGACCTGACCCTGAGCCGCGCCGAACACCCGGCCCTGGACCCGATCCTGGCGATCCAGAGTTTCTACGTGATGGCTGCCGGTTTGGCAGAGGCCCGGGGCATGGACCCGGACCAACCGCGTCACTTGAGCAAAGTGACCCGTACCCACTGA